Part of the Ctenopharyngodon idella isolate HZGC_01 chromosome 8, HZGC01, whole genome shotgun sequence genome, gtttttaaataaacctgCCCTTATTTCACAGTATATTTATGTACTATATTAATCACTACATTGACTAATTTTGcagcatacttttttttttttttataaatttaccAGCCTGTAGCCAGACTCAGAAAGGTAAATTAAATAACATGGTCATGTTCATTTCATTATCTGCGCCCTGAATGCGCTTCACTGTCTAACACTGGCTTGTCAAAATAAGAGTTAAGacatatgtttttaaaacgAACATGCTattgtttataatataatacatatgtGAAAAAGGCTTTACAGCTTCAGAACGTTTAACGTTTTATCCTTTGGTCTATTTGTTTAAAATTCATATTAATATGTCTGTTTTACTCGCCAACGGTGGGGCTTTTAACTGTGAAATATGAGCTGTTAAAACTGGGTGCAGTCCAAAGTTTTTCTTTCAATAGTTCTGTGCACTTTTGCATAACAGCTGATAACACACTATTTCCCATGTTACTCAAATAATTTTGTGAAAGTTCAAAGTTCCCATCTGACCGTGCGCTTGATCTCAACTCTTCCACACAGTGCGAGATATTTGTATTTGTCCTCGGGTAAGTTTACCGGTAAATTTATGTTGATTGCAAACTGTtgtcaaaatataaaataatccatatacggcaaaaaaaaaaacccgatAATTGAAGATAATAAAAACGCACCATGcactttaaatttcatttttttcaataaaatttttcaataaaattaaGTTGCAGTAATTGCAAGAACGTTTTGGATAAGTTATGACTCAAAACACTGTTCAAACAGTCTTCGTCAACAAGGAAGTTATTCAAATCtttgcattttcattatatCAGATCTTCTTAATAACGCACAAACACAAGATATGTTACGCTAATTCGATCTATTGTAGAAGGATGcaaaaaatttgaaatatatgTTTTCCCTCTTACACTGTCTAATGCTAGtcttggaaatttcattttagtAATAGATCAATCCTATATTAGTGTCCTCTATGGAAACCACGTGGCAGAGAGTAGAATCCATGCACCGCTGGATTCTAGAGAATGGGGGTatgatttatttcatattttatgagcgtgatttattatacttttataatttattacatttatttataattacatttttatttatgatttattgtCGTTTCTTTTACTGTGCTGCCATCTTCATGCAGTAGTATTTGTATAATAACAATACATAAAAACTTtacatcataaaataaaaatataataatttgtagAATGCACTGATATGCAAagcttcttgtgttttttttgttattttatttcagataagCGGACGGACCCATGGCTTCTAGTTTACTCTCCTGTACCgatcatctgtatatttttGTGCTATCTTGGTGTTCTTTGGATTGGACCCAAACTTATGAAACACAAGGAACCAGTGAACCTAAAAGCAGTGCTTATTGTGTACAACTTTTCCATGGTCGCTTTGTCTGTTTACATGTTCCATGAGGTATATTATAGTTCAATCCAATTTAgttgcatttttataaaaagttttttgaaaGACCAGTTTAAAGACAAATAAGTCATCAAATCTTAAAAAGATCCATCTGCTCATGACCTGCTGTTATCAccagtgtatttatttttttttctttccacagTTCTTGGTCACCTCTTGGCTGGCAAACTACAGTTATCTGTGTCAACCTGTGGACTACAGCCCCAGTCCACTGGGAATGAGGGTGATTATGTCTGGTGTTCAGGAAACCCTGTTGTCTGGCTAATAATCAATAATTCCTGTATTGCAAATCATAATTAAATTCCTATAAAGATGCATTTGTTTCCTAaacattactttattttattttatctttttagaTGGCCAGTGTATGCTGGTGGTTCTTCTTCTCTAAAGTCATTGAGCTTAGTGATACAGTAAGTTTTACTAATTTAACAAATATGATTATTGCAGATAATTACACCCAGTGTAGACATGCATACAAAAAGATGCCTTCTCTCTCAATTCACACATTCAGGTCTTTTTCATCCTAAGAAAAAAGATTAGCCAACTCACATTTCTACATGTGTATCATCATGGAACGATGATCTTCAACTGGTGGGCAGGAGTTAAATTTGTGGCGGGAGGTCAATGTAAGTCAAAAATATGTACCTGAACTTTTTtcagattaataaataataataatacaaacacatgcaaaaatatTGAACTAATAAATGGTTAATGCTATGTTAACGTTTCAGTCAGTTAAaaagctacactgtaaaaaaaaacaactaattttacagaaaataactgattttttcaggttattttcttttattttaaattgtagtcaaaactctgtaaaattaTCTCTAAATTAACAActttttttcaactgtttatttctttcatacaaaaCATCCTAATGAGAATGAACAGAGGTTTAGGTTTGATGTCTTACTGAAAATAAAgcttgaagtcaccattatggaggtaaacatttgctttagttgggctcttgaaccttgactttataacatcagttttttttttttttctggctgttttTAACCATGtatttttaaagcacatttattCTAGTAAAATTGCAAGAGAAATTCTGGTCAGATGAAGTTGATTACTTGTTGATGATGATTCAGTCATCATGTGGCTTGAACCACTGATCTCATCCAGAGTCTGAGTATATTAGCTGTTAGTTTTGTAGCCTATGAAACtatcagataaaaaaacaaaaatcagataTTTTAAAACTCATTATGGAAAGtgttttcagctgtcttttaGACTAACACAGACTtcatgaatcagcgtatgaacctcaacaatggtgataaCAAAATGCTTTTTATGACTTTAgcagcttgttttgtgatgttcagagttgatctgtttatctgaaaattttgtcaccattgttgaggttcatacgctgATTTTTTATGTCTGTGACATGATCCTGTTCAAATAATTTCTGCATAATGacttaaaaatgttcaaaatattaatgcagGACAGGATTTTATGTGGTAATATACTAGGGCTACAATCATGTGAAGTTATTAAATCTAAATATTCTCAGAGATCAGACTCTGGGTGAGATCAGTAAATCAGATCACTTCATGAAAACTTAGTCATCCATTTAGTTATTTGTCTTGCAACTTTTGTTATAGAAACAGTTACAGTAGATagagaaaaattaatgtttaaagaGTCAAGAGCTAAACTAAAGCAAACgcttacctccataacggtgacttcaaactttattttcaataaaacatcaacatctaaacatcAGTTAATTCTTAATAAGAAGCtttgaatgaaagaaagaaataaagtcagactggtttgtaataagtgaagatgctgagatctagaaAGATCTGTTAGTTTTTgatgttctgtttctgttgtcTGAGTTTTTtgaggttaccattgtgctgaagagtacaGCCTGTGCTTTAGACACTGATGTTGTGGTGTATGTTGCTTTGTTTAGAAGCATTAATtgtgtagttgctgatgcagtgataGTAATATCAGcttgtgtgtgttgttgtttcCTAATTGTTAACTGaaagatatttatattttacagagAATGTTTCACAATAACAATCCTAGAAATAcctattttaaagaaaattaggATATGAAGTAGGATATTTTACCtgaattttacagtttttgtttggcagACACTTCTGACTGTTtcttttttaactatttttaactgttattttcattaatggtAAATGTTTGGCACCCTGtgctgccatttttttttctttacagtgtaaaaatcaatattagtgttttatcAGTATTACAGTTAATATGCACTcctattatataatatatatatatatatatatatatatatatgtgtatatatatgtgtgtgtatgtgtatatgtgtgtgtgtgtgtgtgcatttccTAGCCttttggattttatttttttaaacccattaaatgttaacatttatgttatgcatgtaattttttttaacaggataccttgtattttataaatttgaCTGTGTGCCTTTTCGCCTATTCATTCAGCATTTTTTATCGGGCTGCTGAACACTTTTGTTCATATTGTGATGTATTCCTACTATGGCCTGGCCGCCGTGGGGCCTCACATGCAGAAATATCTGTGGTGGAAGCGCTACCTCACCTCACTGCAGCTGGTaaatacacataaacacacacgcaTTGCTAATCTTGTcatttgaaaagatttttaGACAGAGATTTTTGTTAAAcccatgtttttcttttaaaataaattagataGATATGTCCTGTTAGTGAATTACCACTTGATACTTCTTTCTTAAGGATCCATAAgtgtaaataaacattcataACACATCAGCAGGACTGTTGAACAACCTCTCATTACAGGTCCAGTTTGTCTTGCTGACTCTTCACACTGGATACAACCTCTTCACCGAGTGTGACTTCCCTGATTCCATGAATGCAGTTGTGTTTGCATACTGCATCAGCCTCATCATACTTTTCAGCAACTTTTACTACCAGAGTTACATAACCAGGAAGAGCAAGAAGTCTTAACAGCTAGTCCACATGCTGAGGAGCAGAATCACCCACATTTTGATAGACTATTTTTCCATCGCCTCAGCAACATTTAGTCATCAGGACTAAAAGGATTTGTATCCTCATATCTATTTTGGGTTGTAAATATAACTTGTTTAGTAGAGGTGTGACATGTCTTGTTAGtctttttttgtatgtgtgtattgAAATCTCCCGCTTTGtcatcaaataaaatataacttgaatgtaaataaagtgtaatctcATTTTAAGTCACTCTAGGATGTAACTTTATTAATTGTGTTTTGCATCAGGTGCTAAAAACAGCTTTGTACTATCATATATCTATTAACAATAGTGAAGTGCACTAGATGGCACTACAGTATGTACGTAACTTGACTGCGTAGATGTTCTCGCGTGAATTCTCGCGATACGCTCAGAAAG contains:
- the elovl8b gene encoding ELOVL fatty acid elongase 8b, with the protein product METTWQRVESMHRWILENGDKRTDPWLLVYSPVPIICIFLCYLGVLWIGPKLMKHKEPVNLKAVLIVYNFSMVALSVYMFHEFLVTSWLANYSYLCQPVDYSPSPLGMRMASVCWWFFFSKVIELSDTVFFILRKKISQLTFLHVYHHGTMIFNWWAGVKFVAGGQSFFIGLLNTFVHIVMYSYYGLAAVGPHMQKYLWWKRYLTSLQLVQFVLLTLHTGYNLFTECDFPDSMNAVVFAYCISLIILFSNFYYQSYITRKSKKS